A single window of Bacillus sp. SM2101 DNA harbors:
- a CDS encoding cytochrome D1 domain-containing protein — translation MSTTVIDVKTHSIIATLPMAEASFKQSIFTPNGKIAYVINQILGNISVIDVKTHILINTIQVGLGPFDLSFTPDGKIAYVTNFGDNPGTVSVIDVKTHSIIGTVQVGLRLSGVAFTPDGKLAYVVNNLQNGALSVIDVKTHTPIGMIPTGAFPFNIAFTLDGKIAYVTNFFDNPGTVSVIDVKTHSLITRILVGDSPDAFSFTPDGKIAYIANNDSVSVIDVKTHNVISTVLVGGGNLFDIVFTPNGKLAYVINNVSNGSVLVIDVKTHSIVATIAIGNISSAVDFTPDGKIAYVTNGVNNGSVSVIDVKTHSIVATIAVRDLPRVVEFTPDGKIAYIISS, via the coding sequence TTGTCTACTACTGTGATTGATGTAAAAACTCATAGTATAATTGCCACTTTACCTATGGCAGAAGCTTCATTTAAACAGTCAATCTTTACTCCTAATGGAAAAATCGCTTATGTTATTAATCAAATTCTCGGTAATATTTCAGTCATCGACGTCAAAACTCATATTCTAATAAATACTATTCAAGTTGGTCTTGGCCCATTTGATCTTTCTTTCACCCCAGATGGAAAAATTGCTTATGTTACTAATTTTGGCGATAATCCTGGTACCGTCTCTGTTATTGATGTCAAAACTCATAGCATAATAGGGACGGTACAGGTTGGTCTTAGGCTTTCTGGTGTAGCTTTTACACCTGATGGAAAACTGGCTTATGTGGTTAATAATCTACAGAATGGCGCACTTTCAGTTATTGATGTCAAAACTCATACTCCCATTGGAATGATTCCTACTGGAGCATTCCCATTTAATATCGCCTTCACACTTGATGGAAAAATTGCTTATGTTACTAATTTCTTCGATAACCCTGGTACCGTCTCCGTTATTGATGTCAAAACTCATAGCCTGATAACGAGAATTCTCGTGGGGGACAGCCCGGACGCTTTTTCATTTACACCTGATGGAAAAATTGCTTATATAGCAAATAATGATTCAGTTTCAGTCATAGACGTAAAAACTCATAACGTGATTTCTACTGTTCTAGTCGGTGGCGGTAATCTATTTGATATAGTCTTCACGCCAAATGGAAAACTAGCTTATGTTATTAATAATGTCAGTAATGGTTCAGTTTTAGTTATTGATGTCAAAACTCACAGTATTGTTGCAACTATTGCAATTGGAAACATTTCAAGTGCTGTAGACTTCACCCCAGATGGAAAAATTGCTTATGTTACTAATGGTGTTAATAATGGCTCAGTTTCAGTTATTGATGTCAAAACTCACAGCATTGTTGCAACTATTGCAGTCAGGGACCTTCCAAGAGTTGTAGAATTCACCCCAGATGGAAAAATTGCTTACATAATTAGTAGTTGA